One Cynocephalus volans isolate mCynVol1 chromosome 5, mCynVol1.pri, whole genome shotgun sequence DNA window includes the following coding sequences:
- the LOC134378488 gene encoding dnaJ homolog subfamily C member 8-like, whose translation MAASGESGASGGGGSTEEAFMTFYSEVKQIEKRDSVLTSKNQIERLTHPGSSYFNFNPFEILQIDPEVTDEEIKKRFRQLSILVHPDKNQDDADRAQKAFEAVDKAYKLLLDQEQKKRALDVIQAGKEYVEHTVKERKKQLKKEGKPTNVEEDDPELFKQAVYKQTMKLFAELEIKRKEREAKEMHERKRQREEEIEAQEKAK comes from the coding sequence ATGGCGGCTTCGGGAGAGAGTGGGGCTTCGGGCGGCGGAGGCAGCACAGAAGAAGCGTTTATGACCTTCTATAGTGAGGTGAAACAAATAGAGAAGAGAGATTCGGTTCTAACATCCAAAAATCAGATTGAAAGATTGACCCATCCTGGTTCCTCTTACTTCAATTTCAACCCATTTGAGATTCTTCAGATAGATCCTGAAgtgacagatgaagaaataaaaaagagatttcGGCAGTTATCCATATTGGTGCATCCTGACAAAAATCAAGATGATGCTGACAGAGCACAAAAAGCTTTTGAAGCTGTGGACAAAGCTTACAAGTTGCTACTGGATCAGGAACAAAAGAAGAGGGCCCTGGATGTAATTCAGGCAGGAAAAGAATACGTGGAACACACTGTGAAAGAGcgaaaaaaacaattaaagaaggaaggaaaacctACAAATGTAGAGGAGGATGACCCTGAGCTGTTCAAACAAGCAGTGTATAAACAGACCATGAAACTTTTTGCTGAGctggaaattaaaaggaaagagagagaagccaaAGAGATGCACGAAAGGAAACGACAAAGGGAAGAAGAGATTGAAGCTCAAGAAAAAGCCAAATGA